In Kordiimonas sp. SCSIO 12610, the following are encoded in one genomic region:
- a CDS encoding acyclic terpene utilization AtuA family protein — MADKPIKIGGACGYWGESAVSTPQLLQVVGLDYIVYDYLAEITMSIMARARASDPEKGYATDFISAVLKPNLKAIADKGVKILSNAGGVNPEACGKIVRSLVQSRGLDLKVAVITGDDLMPQLTKITEQAPTEMFTGGSFPSPDKVASMNAYLGAAPVVAALAGGADIVITGRCADSALTLAACQHEFGWQDTDYDLLAVGSLAGHLLECGPQATGGNFTDWHLVADTIHNIGYPIAEISADGSMIISKPENTGGLVSVGTVSEQLVYEIEDPQNYMLPDVICDLSDVKILEIAQNRAAVSGAKGKPPTGKYKVSTTYMDGYKCGALMTFVGYEAAKKAETLSNAIFKRAEAILRASNAGEYTEKSTELIGNDSQFGGADTGSREVTLKIAAKHPRAEAIGLLLKEMAGIGLATPAGLTAFNASRPKPMPVVRLFSFLIDADQLDIQCEFDNSKIDLPHMSPPLATTDTVRPNPPKKLSFNGNDEVPLIDLAWARSGDKGDRANVGIIARRPEYLPYIWHSLTEESVKKHFAHFNPSSVERFLMPGMNAINFILHDVLGGGGVASLRADPQGKAYGQILLHYMIKVPEDIMGMINEEKATS; from the coding sequence GCTGACAAACCAATTAAGATCGGTGGTGCCTGTGGGTATTGGGGCGAGAGCGCGGTGTCCACCCCCCAACTCCTGCAAGTCGTAGGCCTCGACTATATTGTTTATGATTACCTGGCTGAAATCACCATGTCGATCATGGCGCGCGCGCGTGCTTCAGACCCAGAGAAAGGATATGCCACCGATTTTATCAGCGCTGTTTTGAAACCCAACCTGAAAGCTATCGCCGATAAGGGTGTCAAAATCCTCTCTAACGCTGGCGGCGTGAACCCCGAAGCCTGCGGGAAGATTGTGCGTAGCCTAGTTCAAAGTCGTGGGCTGGATTTGAAGGTCGCCGTCATCACAGGTGATGACTTAATGCCTCAATTGACAAAAATCACTGAACAAGCACCAACCGAGATGTTTACAGGTGGTAGCTTTCCTAGCCCAGATAAAGTTGCCAGTATGAACGCCTATTTGGGCGCAGCGCCTGTTGTGGCAGCGCTTGCAGGCGGCGCCGATATTGTTATCACAGGCAGGTGCGCTGATAGCGCGCTTACCCTTGCAGCATGTCAGCATGAATTTGGCTGGCAGGATACGGATTATGACCTCTTAGCGGTAGGAAGCTTAGCTGGGCACCTCCTCGAATGTGGTCCTCAGGCCACTGGTGGTAATTTTACCGATTGGCATCTGGTTGCTGATACCATTCATAATATCGGTTACCCTATTGCAGAAATTAGCGCTGATGGTTCCATGATTATCAGCAAACCTGAGAATACTGGCGGTTTGGTATCTGTAGGAACTGTCAGCGAGCAACTTGTTTATGAAATCGAAGACCCACAGAATTATATGCTCCCTGACGTCATATGTGACTTGTCAGATGTTAAAATCCTCGAAATCGCGCAAAACCGGGCCGCCGTATCAGGCGCAAAAGGCAAGCCGCCAACCGGGAAATATAAAGTTTCAACCACCTACATGGACGGATACAAATGCGGTGCATTGATGACATTTGTTGGGTACGAGGCCGCCAAGAAGGCTGAAACTCTCAGTAATGCAATTTTCAAGCGCGCAGAGGCCATACTTCGCGCAAGTAATGCTGGTGAATATACGGAAAAATCAACCGAATTGATCGGGAATGATAGCCAGTTCGGTGGGGCAGATACTGGTTCGCGCGAGGTCACCCTGAAGATCGCGGCCAAACATCCTCGGGCAGAGGCCATTGGCTTATTACTAAAGGAAATGGCAGGAATTGGTCTTGCTACCCCCGCTGGCCTAACCGCATTTAATGCAAGCCGACCAAAGCCAATGCCTGTGGTAAGGCTGTTTTCATTTCTGATTGATGCAGACCAGTTAGATATCCAATGCGAGTTTGATAATAGCAAAATCGATTTACCGCATATGAGCCCTCCATTGGCTACAACAGATACTGTGAGGCCAAATCCTCCTAAAAAACTAAGCTTCAATGGCAATGATGAAGTGCCTCTAATTGACCTTGCTTGGGCGCGAAGTGGTGATAAGGGTGACAGAGCAAATGTCGGCATCATTGCGCGCAGGCCTGAATATCTGCCCTATATCTGGCATTCGCTGACGGAAGAGAGTGTGAAAAAACATTTTGCCCATTTCAATCCGTCCTCGGTTGAACGTTTCCTTATGCCCGGCATGAATGCGATCAATTTTATATTGCATGACGTTCTTGGTGGCGGCGGCGTTGCAAGCTTACGCGCTGATCCGCAGGGAAAAGCTTACGGGCAAATTCTTCTGCACTATATGATCAAAGTTCCTGAAGATATCATGGGCATGATAAATGAAGAGAAAGCCACATCATGA
- a CDS encoding enoyl-CoA hydratase/isomerase family protein: MTNIPETTAITTNLRDGWLQIVFNMPESRNALSDKMVADIKAVLNAVRDDRSVRGISFRGNGGVFCAGGDLKGFRSIHEKGVEAKGEAESLSKSAGEFFAMIADMPQITIALVEGAAMAGGFGVACCCDIITSTTNAKYALTETRIGITPAQIAPYILARLGAITGKRMMLLGSRFDGKTAHELGLVDYTVDTPDALTTIEDKIKSETFACAPNAVAVTKEIIRQVQSGLPTDEFIKVAANAFANGLTSNEGREGIASFLEKRHPKWAE, translated from the coding sequence ATGACAAATATTCCTGAAACCACCGCAATTACTACGAATTTACGGGACGGCTGGCTGCAAATTGTATTCAATATGCCGGAAAGTCGCAACGCGCTTTCGGACAAAATGGTGGCAGATATCAAGGCCGTTTTAAACGCTGTTAGGGATGACCGAAGCGTTCGCGGTATTAGCTTTCGCGGCAATGGTGGTGTTTTCTGTGCTGGCGGAGACCTAAAGGGTTTTCGATCAATCCATGAAAAAGGTGTTGAGGCAAAAGGTGAAGCTGAAAGCTTAAGCAAAAGTGCTGGTGAATTTTTTGCCATGATCGCGGATATGCCGCAAATTACCATAGCCTTGGTCGAAGGTGCTGCGATGGCTGGCGGCTTTGGGGTTGCTTGTTGCTGCGACATCATCACCTCAACCACTAACGCTAAATATGCCCTTACGGAGACGCGCATTGGCATTACGCCAGCGCAGATTGCGCCCTATATTCTGGCTCGCCTAGGCGCAATAACTGGCAAACGGATGATGTTACTCGGCTCGCGCTTTGACGGAAAAACCGCGCATGAGCTCGGTTTGGTAGATTACACTGTCGATACCCCTGACGCTTTAACAACCATCGAAGATAAAATAAAATCAGAAACCTTCGCTTGTGCACCCAACGCCGTGGCCGTAACCAAGGAAATCATCAGACAGGTTCAATCAGGTTTACCAACTGACGAATTTATCAAAGTTGCCGCCAATGCTTTTGCAAATGGGCTAACGAGTAATGAAGGGCGCGAAGGCATCGCATCATTTCTTGAGAAACGTCACCCCAAGTGGGCCGAATAA
- the dgcA gene encoding N-acetyl-D-Glu racemase DgcA, whose translation MNTKRTLTITEDTWRLKKPFIIARGSRTETKTITVHISENSHTGRGEAVASPRYGESNASIIDEIENLRSDIENGISIENLQTILPAGSARNAIDNALWDLSAKLSNTTVGIASGLGSPNGIKTVQTISILSPDEVFKEARSLAGFPVLKLKLDNSLVSERVQAARSGAPNSKIIIDANESWTPDSLNKNLSMLADMKISMLEQPLPANKDETLINLNAPIPIFADESCHVTADLVNLRDKYQGINIKLDKTGGLSEAIKLYKAAKDMDFEVMVGCMLGTSLGMAPALFIAQHAAYVDVDAPALLAEDRDHHLTIHNGDVSDLNPSLWGA comes from the coding sequence ATGAATACTAAAAGAACCCTAACAATCACGGAAGATACTTGGCGCTTAAAAAAGCCGTTCATCATTGCTCGTGGCTCACGTACCGAAACTAAAACCATAACCGTTCACATCAGCGAAAATAGTCATACCGGCAGGGGCGAAGCCGTCGCCTCACCAAGGTACGGCGAGAGCAATGCCTCCATTATCGATGAGATAGAAAATCTCCGTAGTGATATTGAAAACGGTATTTCCATTGAGAACTTGCAAACTATCCTGCCAGCGGGATCTGCTCGCAATGCTATCGACAATGCCCTTTGGGATTTAAGTGCCAAGCTATCTAATACCACTGTGGGAATTGCGTCCGGCCTTGGTTCCCCAAACGGTATCAAAACCGTCCAAACAATCAGTATTTTATCGCCTGACGAAGTTTTTAAAGAGGCGCGGTCCCTCGCGGGTTTTCCGGTCCTCAAACTAAAGCTCGATAATTCTCTTGTTTCGGAACGTGTTCAGGCAGCACGCTCTGGCGCACCAAATTCAAAGATCATTATTGATGCCAATGAAAGCTGGACACCTGATAGCCTCAACAAAAATCTTTCTATGCTCGCAGATATGAAGATTTCGATGCTTGAACAACCCCTTCCAGCAAACAAAGATGAAACCCTAATAAACCTGAATGCACCAATTCCTATTTTCGCTGATGAAAGTTGCCATGTTACGGCGGACCTTGTTAACCTTCGAGACAAATATCAGGGCATTAATATCAAACTCGATAAAACTGGTGGCTTAAGCGAGGCTATCAAGCTTTATAAGGCAGCCAAAGACATGGATTTTGAGGTCATGGTTGGCTGTATGCTTGGGACATCGCTTGGTATGGCACCAGCTTTATTCATCGCCCAACATGCAGCGTATGTTGACGTTGATGCCCCTGCACTTCTTGCTGAAGACCGGGACCATCACCTTACCATTCACAACGGTGATGTTTCTGATCTAAACCCCAGTCTTTGGGGCGCCTGA
- a CDS encoding cytochrome-c peroxidase, protein MKVPVDWISAVKSFLVAILIILSSSMQSVAEDDLRALANAVFGQLPEKMPGSENDTIERIALGRKLFFETALSGNETQSCNSCHELRDGGSGTDNLRVSVGALGIEGRRNSPTVWNAGFQFVQFWDGRAENLAEQAKSPILTHHEMALPSEEIAIERLSKSAEYRQAFTAAFSDLSDPITFDTIAEALAAFQRTLVTQDRFDDFLAGDDNALNEQEKKGLYTFIKSGCNGCHNGPLMGGELFMKMGLVNPYPNTDDKGRAEVTGKRRHNYLFKVPTLRNVAQTAPYFHDGAVFELDQAVSDTGWHQLGIKFTPEETKDIVAFLKALDNTRTLDDLK, encoded by the coding sequence ATGAAAGTTCCTGTTGATTGGATAAGCGCGGTGAAATCTTTTTTAGTGGCAATTTTGATAATTCTGAGTAGCTCCATGCAATCGGTTGCCGAGGATGATCTGCGTGCCTTGGCTAACGCGGTTTTCGGACAGTTGCCGGAAAAGATGCCTGGAAGCGAAAATGACACAATCGAGCGTATAGCATTAGGTAGAAAATTATTTTTTGAAACAGCCTTGTCTGGGAATGAAACACAGTCATGTAATTCATGCCATGAATTACGTGATGGAGGCTCAGGAACTGATAATTTGCGAGTGTCGGTTGGTGCACTTGGTATTGAAGGGCGTAGGAATAGCCCAACTGTGTGGAATGCAGGTTTTCAGTTTGTCCAATTTTGGGATGGTCGGGCAGAAAATTTAGCGGAACAGGCCAAAAGTCCGATATTAACGCACCATGAAATGGCCTTGCCATCAGAGGAAATAGCGATTGAAAGATTGTCAAAGTCCGCAGAATACAGACAAGCATTTACAGCGGCTTTTTCAGATTTATCTGATCCGATAACCTTTGATACTATTGCTGAGGCTTTGGCAGCTTTCCAGCGAACATTAGTAACGCAGGATCGTTTTGATGATTTTCTCGCTGGGGATGACAATGCCCTGAATGAGCAAGAAAAAAAGGGGCTTTATACCTTTATCAAAAGCGGATGCAATGGCTGCCATAATGGCCCCTTAATGGGGGGTGAGCTGTTTATGAAGATGGGACTCGTTAACCCATATCCGAATACGGATGATAAGGGCAGGGCAGAGGTTACGGGCAAGCGTCGTCATAATTATCTTTTCAAGGTACCAACGCTTCGCAATGTCGCTCAGACAGCGCCTTATTTCCATGATGGAGCGGTCTTTGAGTTGGATCAGGCTGTATCGGATACCGGATGGCATCAGTTGGGTATTAAATTTACCCCTGAAGAAACCAAGGATATCGTCGCCTTTCTAAAGGCGCTTGATAATACGCGAACACTTGATGACTTGAAATGA
- the katG gene encoding catalase/peroxidase HPI: MFKKARPIAATLVLALSTTIMSPAISVAEDNTVQSPKFWWPDQLDLSPLRAHDVKSDPLKGEFDYVSAFNSLDLDAVKGDIREVLTTSQDWWPADYGHYGPFFIRLAWHAAGTYRVHDGRGGAGGGQQRFDPLNSWPDNGNLDKARRLLWPVKQKYGRNISWGDLIALTGNVSLEDMGFKTFGFAGGRVDNWEPDLVYWGREKSFLSNKKRYDKDGNLEKPLAAVEQGLIYVNPQGPHGNPDPLASAKDIRLSFGRMAMNDEEIVALIAGGHTFGKAHGAKRGKDCVGAEPAAAAIEEQGFGWKNKCGKGNAGATHTSGFEGAWTVTPTQWTTNYLDNLFGFEWKKSESPSGAIQWIPTDEAANQLVPDAHDPTKRHAPIMFTTDIAIKEDPEFRKIAESFLDDPEKYELAFAKAWFKLNHRDLGPRARYLGKEVPQEALIWQDPIPAVNHDLVNDRDVKSLKSEILNSGLSVSELVRTAWASAASYRGTDMRGGADGGRLALAPQKDWAVNNPAEVSKVLGKLEGIQKSFNAKSSKKKISLADLIVLGGAAAIEKAAKDAGHSVNVPFKPGRMDATQAMTDVKSFGVLEPHADGFRNYYSDDSYLAPLDALIDRAAFLDLTVPEMTVLIGGMRSLDANIGGADYGVFTDKPGTLNNDFFVNLLDMSTEWSKSSKSEGIYEGRDRKTGELKWEATPIDLIFGSNAELRAVAEYYGYDNADETFANDFVTAWTKVMNLGRF, translated from the coding sequence ATGTTTAAAAAAGCTAGACCGATAGCGGCGACCCTGGTTCTCGCTCTATCCACGACAATCATGTCACCTGCAATTTCCGTTGCAGAAGATAATACTGTACAAAGCCCAAAATTCTGGTGGCCCGACCAACTTGACCTAAGCCCGCTTCGCGCCCATGACGTTAAATCTGACCCGCTAAAGGGTGAATTTGACTATGTAAGCGCATTCAACAGCTTAGACCTTGATGCTGTCAAAGGCGACATCCGCGAAGTTCTTACAACATCGCAGGATTGGTGGCCTGCTGATTATGGGCACTATGGTCCATTCTTCATTCGCCTTGCATGGCACGCAGCAGGCACATACCGTGTGCATGATGGCCGCGGCGGCGCAGGCGGCGGACAGCAACGTTTTGACCCACTTAATAGCTGGCCTGACAACGGCAACCTGGACAAAGCCCGCCGTCTTTTATGGCCTGTAAAACAAAAATACGGCCGCAATATTTCCTGGGGTGATCTAATTGCCCTAACCGGTAACGTTTCCCTTGAAGACATGGGTTTCAAAACATTTGGTTTCGCGGGCGGTCGCGTTGATAACTGGGAGCCGGATCTTGTATACTGGGGCCGTGAAAAGAGCTTCCTTTCAAACAAGAAACGTTATGACAAAGACGGTAACCTTGAAAAGCCACTAGCTGCTGTCGAGCAAGGCCTGATTTACGTGAACCCACAAGGCCCACACGGCAACCCTGATCCGCTTGCTTCTGCGAAAGATATTCGCCTTTCATTTGGTCGTATGGCGATGAACGACGAGGAAATCGTAGCGCTAATCGCCGGTGGTCACACATTCGGTAAAGCGCACGGCGCGAAGCGCGGCAAAGACTGCGTTGGTGCAGAACCTGCTGCTGCTGCCATCGAAGAACAAGGTTTCGGTTGGAAAAACAAATGCGGTAAAGGTAATGCAGGTGCCACACACACAAGTGGTTTCGAAGGCGCCTGGACTGTTACACCGACACAGTGGACAACAAACTACCTCGATAACCTCTTCGGTTTCGAATGGAAGAAATCTGAAAGCCCGTCAGGTGCTATCCAGTGGATTCCAACTGACGAAGCTGCTAATCAGCTCGTTCCAGATGCGCATGACCCAACAAAACGTCACGCGCCAATCATGTTCACAACTGACATTGCAATCAAAGAAGATCCAGAATTCAGAAAAATCGCTGAAAGCTTCCTTGATGACCCAGAAAAGTATGAGCTTGCATTTGCTAAAGCATGGTTCAAACTTAACCACCGTGATCTTGGCCCACGTGCTCGTTACTTGGGTAAAGAAGTCCCACAGGAAGCGTTAATCTGGCAGGACCCGATCCCGGCTGTTAACCACGACCTTGTAAACGACCGCGATGTGAAATCCTTGAAGTCAGAGATTTTGAACTCCGGCCTCAGCGTATCCGAGCTTGTTAGAACGGCTTGGGCTTCTGCTGCCAGCTACCGCGGCACAGACATGCGCGGCGGCGCTGATGGTGGCCGCTTAGCACTTGCTCCTCAGAAGGACTGGGCTGTCAACAACCCAGCTGAGGTTTCAAAAGTACTTGGCAAGTTGGAAGGCATTCAGAAGTCATTCAACGCAAAATCAAGCAAAAAGAAAATCTCGCTTGCTGATTTGATCGTTCTTGGCGGCGCTGCTGCGATTGAGAAAGCAGCTAAAGATGCTGGTCATTCTGTAAACGTTCCGTTCAAGCCAGGCCGCATGGATGCAACGCAGGCAATGACTGATGTTAAATCCTTCGGTGTTCTCGAGCCACATGCAGATGGTTTCCGTAACTACTATAGTGACGATAGCTATCTTGCACCGCTTGATGCCTTGATTGACCGTGCTGCGTTCCTTGACCTTACGGTACCAGAAATGACTGTACTTATCGGTGGTATGCGTTCACTTGACGCAAACATTGGCGGCGCGGATTACGGCGTATTCACCGACAAACCGGGCACACTCAATAATGATTTCTTTGTAAATCTTTTGGATATGTCTACAGAGTGGTCAAAATCTTCCAAGTCAGAAGGTATCTACGAAGGCCGTGACCGCAAAACGGGTGAACTGAAATGGGAAGCAACGCCGATCGACCTGATCTTCGGCTCAAACGCAGAACTACGCGCTGTGGCTGAATATTATGGCTACGATAATGCAGACGAAACATTCGCAAATGATTTTGTTACTGCATGGACCAAGGTTATGAACCTTGGCCGCTTCTAA
- a CDS encoding flotillin family protein, producing MEFNALDSTTLITAIVGFLLFSFLLMGVIIARLYTRASKEVSYVRTGWRGQKVIKNGGSVVFPVLHEIIPVNMNTLRLAVHRANEQALITRDRMRVDVVAEFYVRVQPTDDAIANAAQTLGARTMQPEKLKDLVEGKFVDALRSVAAEMTMEDLHEQRVDFVQKVQQVVSEDLLKNGLELETVSLTGLDQTGMEYFNPNNAFDAEGLTRLTEEIEQRKKIRNDIEQDTAVQIKNKNLQAAKETLEIDKEEEYARLAQEREVEIRRAAQVAEIAKEQADKEREAEQAKIIANQQVQTSSITSERAVEEERIEKDKLIKERDIAKDRAVETQDIERRKAVELAEQERDIAISVKSKEQSEAAAEADQARALAVQAEEKVSTARETEIADRQKQIELIEAAKEAEREAIAIKIAAEAEKIAATDTAEAIREKARGEADEARITAEAEAEAEKMRAAAAEIRYAVEATGNQALNEAANLLSNEQVAMRVKLELIENLEAIIRESAKPMENIDDIKIIQLDGLNGATAASGEVSGATTGGDNLADKVVSSALKYRAQAPLVDSLLSEVGLKSDDLNGFTESFKGTDKDTSE from the coding sequence ATGGAATTCAATGCACTCGACAGCACTACTTTAATTACAGCTATCGTTGGTTTTCTACTATTTTCTTTTTTATTAATGGGAGTAATTATTGCTCGATTATATACCCGAGCAAGTAAAGAGGTCAGTTATGTTCGAACTGGATGGCGTGGTCAGAAAGTCATTAAAAACGGTGGCTCAGTTGTATTTCCGGTCTTGCATGAAATTATTCCAGTAAATATGAACACGCTCCGGCTTGCGGTTCACAGAGCGAATGAGCAGGCGCTTATTACGCGTGACCGGATGCGGGTAGATGTGGTTGCAGAATTTTATGTACGCGTGCAGCCAACCGATGATGCCATTGCAAATGCGGCCCAAACACTTGGAGCGCGGACCATGCAGCCTGAAAAGCTGAAGGATCTCGTGGAAGGTAAATTTGTTGACGCCCTTCGCTCGGTTGCAGCGGAAATGACAATGGAGGACCTGCACGAGCAGCGCGTTGATTTCGTTCAGAAAGTGCAGCAAGTGGTGTCCGAAGATTTGCTCAAGAACGGTTTAGAGTTGGAAACAGTATCACTGACTGGCCTGGATCAAACAGGTATGGAGTATTTCAATCCAAACAATGCGTTTGATGCTGAGGGTCTAACGCGCCTGACCGAAGAAATCGAACAGCGGAAGAAAATCAGAAATGATATTGAGCAGGATACTGCTGTTCAGATCAAAAACAAGAACCTGCAAGCGGCTAAAGAAACGCTAGAGATCGATAAGGAAGAAGAATACGCTCGCCTCGCTCAAGAGCGTGAAGTTGAAATTCGCCGCGCGGCACAGGTCGCAGAAATTGCTAAGGAGCAAGCGGACAAAGAACGTGAGGCCGAGCAGGCTAAAATTATTGCGAACCAGCAAGTTCAGACCTCTTCGATTACATCCGAGCGTGCGGTTGAAGAAGAGCGGATCGAGAAAGATAAGCTTATCAAAGAGCGAGATATCGCGAAAGACCGTGCTGTTGAAACGCAGGATATCGAACGCCGTAAAGCGGTAGAGCTAGCCGAGCAAGAGCGCGATATTGCGATTAGTGTCAAATCCAAAGAGCAATCTGAGGCGGCAGCAGAAGCCGATCAGGCAAGGGCACTGGCGGTTCAGGCAGAAGAGAAAGTGTCAACCGCGCGTGAAACTGAAATCGCAGATAGGCAAAAGCAGATCGAACTGATTGAAGCCGCGAAGGAAGCGGAAAGAGAAGCGATCGCGATAAAAATTGCCGCTGAAGCAGAGAAAATTGCAGCAACGGATACAGCAGAAGCTATTCGTGAGAAAGCACGCGGTGAAGCGGACGAAGCCCGCATTACGGCTGAGGCGGAAGCAGAAGCAGAGAAAATGCGCGCGGCTGCTGCTGAAATTCGTTATGCGGTTGAAGCAACAGGTAATCAGGCCCTTAATGAGGCTGCGAACCTCTTGTCCAACGAACAGGTTGCAATGCGTGTGAAGCTCGAATTGATTGAAAATCTTGAGGCAATTATCCGTGAAAGCGCGAAACCAATGGAGAATATTGATGATATCAAAATTATCCAGCTTGACGGACTAAACGGTGCAACAGCGGCATCCGGTGAGGTGTCTGGAGCTACAACCGGCGGCGATAATTTAGCCGATAAGGTAGTTTCTTCGGCCCTTAAATACCGCGCTCAGGCACCGCTGGTGGATTCGTTATTATCTGAAGTTGGTCTGAAATCCGATGACTTGAATGGATTTACTGAGAGTTTTAAGGGAACTGATAAGGATACCTCAGAGTAG
- a CDS encoding YqiJ family protein has protein sequence MTVIELFLAPENIAFSVALGLVIAIGVLEGIGAVVGFALSGLLDSIFPEADIDLDAGDVGDSGAFGEFLSWLRFREVPVIVIMIAFLTAFGLTGIVFQGVLAAILGSTVNGFVASISSLLICLPVVRFFAGVLAKIMPKDETSAVKTDSFVGHSAKVVLGTMGRGNPAQIKLADQFGQDHYFMAEPDMDDASFNQGDDVIIVRKEQALFYVIANTKEFMTDD, from the coding sequence TTGACAGTCATAGAATTATTTTTAGCGCCAGAAAATATCGCATTCTCGGTTGCCTTGGGTCTTGTGATCGCAATAGGTGTTCTGGAAGGTATTGGCGCAGTTGTGGGGTTTGCGCTTTCAGGCTTACTGGATAGTATCTTTCCCGAAGCAGATATAGACCTTGATGCTGGCGATGTTGGTGATAGCGGTGCCTTTGGTGAATTCCTATCATGGCTTCGCTTCCGCGAGGTGCCTGTGATCGTCATTATGATTGCCTTTTTAACGGCCTTTGGACTAACTGGTATTGTTTTCCAAGGGGTTCTCGCAGCCATTCTCGGTAGTACAGTAAATGGTTTTGTTGCTAGTATCAGCAGCCTTCTGATTTGTTTGCCAGTGGTCCGATTTTTTGCTGGTGTCTTGGCGAAAATAATGCCGAAGGATGAAACATCAGCGGTTAAGACGGATAGTTTTGTCGGCCATTCAGCCAAAGTGGTTCTGGGCACTATGGGGCGCGGCAATCCAGCACAAATCAAGCTTGCTGATCAGTTTGGTCAAGATCACTATTTTATGGCGGAACCCGACATGGATGACGCTTCGTTCAACCAGGGTGATGACGTGATTATTGTTCGCAAAGAACAAGCTCTTTTTTACGTCATTGCAAACACCAAAGAATTTATGACGGACGATTAA
- a CDS encoding PspA/IM30 family protein, which produces MAKLGDRVGRIISGSINAMIDAIENAAPEAVMEQALREIDDAIAEVRVSYGKITADKHLASKQLTENSNKHEELTSQVEVAIAENRDDLAEAAIARQMDLEAQVPILEASVKDYSEREQELEGYIKALKGKRSEMLQELDDYKKHQAAAAQNQILDGDNQPNPNSDVNAKVEAATRVFERVAGSLPSGDALDETSVKLAELEELSKKNAIQERLKAIKDKQA; this is translated from the coding sequence ATGGCAAAATTAGGTGACCGAGTAGGTCGAATAATAAGTGGCAGTATCAATGCGATGATTGATGCGATTGAAAATGCAGCCCCTGAAGCCGTTATGGAACAAGCGTTACGGGAAATTGATGATGCAATTGCTGAGGTTCGTGTTTCCTATGGCAAAATTACGGCTGATAAACATTTAGCCAGTAAGCAACTTACTGAAAACAGCAACAAGCATGAAGAACTAACCAGTCAGGTTGAAGTGGCTATTGCCGAAAATAGAGATGATCTTGCAGAGGCTGCGATTGCGCGTCAGATGGACCTGGAAGCGCAGGTTCCAATATTGGAAGCATCGGTTAAAGATTACTCAGAGCGTGAACAAGAGCTTGAAGGTTACATAAAGGCCTTAAAAGGCAAGCGAAGCGAAATGCTTCAGGAACTGGATGACTATAAAAAACATCAGGCGGCAGCCGCTCAGAACCAAATACTGGATGGTGACAATCAACCGAACCCAAATAGCGATGTTAATGCCAAGGTGGAAGCAGCGACAAGAGTTTTTGAGCGTGTCGCAGGTAGTTTACCAAGCGGTGATGCACTTGACGAAACGTCAGTTAAATTGGCTGAACTAGAAGAATTATCAAAGAAGAACGCCATTCAGGAACGTTTGAAGGCTATAAAAGATAAGCAAGCATAA